GCACTCTCGCCACTTTGCGGCAGCGGAACCGGGGCCACCTTCAACAGCTTCTACTTAGCACGGCTCAGTTTCGCGAGGTTTTGCAGTTCAGTTTCCGGCAACGCTCCGTCGAAGTCGACGATGTTTCAAATGACAAACGGTTCGAACATTGAGCGGATCGCACGCAGTTCTATAACGGCACAACTAGTGATATGCGGATCTGTAGTCGCGGACTGATGGAAGTCCAGATCTTACAACTGGCCGATAGTTAGGCACCGTGAGCCGAATGACCTTGCCGAAGTGATATGGCAATTCCTCGAAGGAGGACGCAGGGATCGCAAACGAACCCAAACAGTTCCTTGAGTTGACGCGGGTTTTGAGTCCACCTCTCGCCGTCATGTGACGAGCCTAGCGTTCCTGCCTTTGCGACTGCCCATTGTGGTTCAGTAACTATCTTGCAGGTCGGTACTGTTGGAACTACGCGATACCGAGGGAACGGTTCACAAGCAGGGTTATCAAAGCCCGATAGTTTGACCAGCTCTTCGGGAGAACCAAGTAGTGAAGGAATTAATGCTCCGTTTACCTTTACACCTTCCTGGAGATAGAATCTATCTGGATTAAGACCGAAGATTGCCATGCCTCTCAGTTATCTTTGGTCGAAAACAACACCCTCATCATGGGAACGTCACTTCAGCGATTCAACGCTGGCTGTATTCCCCAGACGATAGTGCGAACGAAAAATCACGGAGGATTAAGACATGGCGGATTGGGGAATCGAACGGCAATGGCTGGTAAAGCGTGGCGAAGACCGCTATACCACATCAACCGAGCAATTGCTCGACCTGGGCGTCTGTTGCATCCTTGGTGCGGCAGGCCTCGGAAAGACACATGAACTCAACTCACTGGCGAAGAGCCTTCAAGAGTCCGGAGCTTGTGTCGTGCAGAGACGCCTCGTCGATTTAAGTATCGACTTGTCCGGCCCGAGTCTAAGAGATGGTCTGAAAGAACTTTCCGAAGAACTCCGCGGCAGTCCGTCAGATACCGTCCTCATGCTGGATGCGCTCGACGAAGCAATGATTCCGATCCGTCGAATCGACTTGATTGTCTCGGAATGGATAAAACGTGACCTGAGCGACATCAGGCGGACTCTTTTGATCGCGTGTCGCTCCACTGTCTGGCCAGAAGAGATCCGTATTGCCCTGGCCGACGCATATCAGCAGGACGTGTCCGTAGCGATACTCCAGCCTTTGTCACGCGAACACCAGGAAGCGGCCATCGCTGCCGAGAGGCTTGGCGACAGCGACGCGTTTTTCCAAGCGGTTGCAGCGAACCGCGTGGAGACACTTGTCGCACAACCAATGACGCTTCGCCTGTTGATAGATGAGTTTCGAGATTCAGGAGCAATTGCTACTGATAGGTGTGAATTGTTCAGGCGGGCCGTCCACCGGTTGGTATGCGAACGTGAAGAGAGGCAAGAGACTGCGGATGGCAACCCGTACGCGCCGGCCAGAAGTCCAGCCGAATTGCTTGATGCTGCAGAAAAAATCGCCTGCCTTTTGTTGCTTTCCGACCATCGGGCCGTCTCTCTGGGCGATGATCATGTTAAAGCCTGTCTAAGCCATCATAACCTTGCCGATCTACCAACGAATGGAGCCCCGCTAGATTACGCTCTCCTGAGAGCGGTGTCACGATCAGGCCTATGTGAATCAGATGAGACTAAGCCGTTCACGTTCAGTCATAGACTGATCGCCGAGTATCTCGCTGGACGTCGTCTCGCTAAGCTTCCATTGCACCAGTCTCGAGCCTTGCTTGCGAGTCCGACCGGATGGCAGGACGGGGTTGCCGGTCCACTTCGCGAGACGGCTGCTGTCGCATCAGGTTTAAATTTCGAAGTCGCCCGGTGGATTGCTGAAACGGACCCCGAAGTCATCGGGCTCTCCGAGGTCAGTAATGATGCGACACGGCGGACCGCGACTCTCGCCCTGTTGGACCTCTGTCGGCGGCACTGCATCACGGACATGCAACTTTCTCGGGGGGGCATTAAGATCTCAGGGCTGCGTTTCGCTGCCGCCGAATCTGTGCTTCGACCAGTCTTGTTGGAACGGCAGTCGGGTTGCGAAGATGTGCTTGATTGTGCGATCAGAATGGTCCGAGAGTGGGAATTGTCTGATTTATATGCCGATCTTACTGATCTCGCCAATGATCAAGACGCTCCTATTGAATCCCGCAAGGACGCAGCACACGCGATCTGTGCACTGGCTGGACCGGACCTTCGAGCTCAGATCATCCCACTCATTACGGATGCCCCAGACGTATCGGACGAGGAACTGAAGGGAATCGCGTTACAGAGTAACTGGCCCGAGAACCTAAGTGGCGAAGAAGTCCTGGCAGCTCTCACACCTCGACAACGCAAGAGTTTTCATGGCAGTTACGCATCTTTTCTATGGCGGCTTGTGGAGGAAGGATTTGATGCTGCTGACTGTCGCCGGGAAGGTCTTGAATGGGCAGGGCAGCAATTCGCGGATTTTGAGGACGACTATGATGCTCCATTTAAGATTGCTCAAAAGATCGTGCATTCGGCCCTTCATCGTCTTGATGATGAAGCCATTGCTGACCTCATCATAGAAATTCTGAAACGCTCTTCACAGGAATATCGGAAGTGTCCGTTACTGCCCATTGAGAATCACTCGCTAAGTTGTACCCCGTCCGACGCTGCGCTGGCGCCCTTAGAAGCGGAGCCAGAAATTAGGCGTCAGTTGATCGACCTGCTGCTTAGCCGCCATACCGATATGGCCGAACTCAGATGGCTGGTGCACTCGATTCCTTGTTTCCCCCTTGCTGAGGACTTTGGTTGGTTGATCCAGCGTGCACTTGATGAATCTCTGGACGACGACGTACGCTTACGCTATGCCGAGTTTACTTCGTTCACGCCGTGGTTGGATAACGTCGACTGCCTTGAGATCTGGCTCACGAACCGACAGTCAGAGCCAGTCGCGACGGTTTTGAACCTCCCCCTGTATGTCGAACTGGGGTCAGAGGAGGCCGAACGCCAGAGACAACAGTACGAGCGCATCCACGGCCGCGGGGGCCGGGACGACGGATATACTTTGGACCCTCCTCCGGCTGACCGAGTCGTGCAGTCGCTTTCGGTAGCGGCAACTCAAAGCCCGCTGAGCTTCCGCGGAGTGTGTCGGAACCTGTCACTGGAAACACGCAGTCGCCACTACGGATGCGAGAGGTTTTTAACCGTCACTCCCGGCTGGAACGAAGCCACGTCCGACACTAGAGAAAAAGTCGTCGCTGCTGCAAAGGCCTACCTGTTGTGTTCCGAAAACGACGATCCGGCGAGGATTCGAAAGGTCCCACTAAATGCAATTGATACAACGGCGATCGCGGCCTTCTGGCTCGTTCAGGAAATGGATCCCGATTGGTTGGAGTCGCAGCCTGATGAATGGTGGTCACGATGGGCGTGGTTCATTTTGCGTGAACAGCACCTATATCTCTCTGGAGAGCCCAACGAACCAAAGTACGAGCTGTTCCGTCGCCTTCATTCACATGTCAGTGGTTCGGTTCGCGAAGAGATTCGGCGGCTAGCCGTTGGTACATTCCGCAAGCAAATCGAATCAGCTCAATCACTGTTGAGCTCAGTTCTTCAGTTGTGTGCCCCGATCGAAGATCCGCTCCTTGATAGGATTCTATGTGACCGGATAAGGTCGCAAAACATCACGCGTTATTCGCTGCGCGACGTGGCTCAGTTTGTGCTGCGTCGCCGTCTGGACGACGCAGCCAGTGCCATTAGTGAGCGTGTTTCTAAAACGTCTAACTGTGATGCGGACAAAGAGGAGTGTGAACTGGTCATTGCTCTATTTCTTGAGCGATGTGACACTCATTGGGGAGAAGTTTCAGGATTCCTTAACAGGAATCCTGAAGCGGCTCAGGTACTACTCGCCGAATTCGCTAGTGGGTCCGGTCGCAGGTTTCGGGATGAAGAGTATGAGTTCTTGAATAATACAAGTCCCATCGTCATCGGCCACCTTGCCGAGTTTCTGTTCGATTACTATCCACCAGACAGCGATCCTCAGCACGACGGCGCTCACTATGTCTCACGTGACGACGAAGCTCGAACATTGAGGGACCGGTTGGTGAGCTGGCTGTCGGATCCTCAGGAAAACGAGGAACCGATCTATGCAAAGCAACGTGTTACGGCGCTCCGCCGACTGGAAGTAAGATTTGGATCGCGTTTTCCCTGGCTACGACGACCACGTGCGCGCGCGGAGCGGGAATATCGTCTGCGACATCGTAAGGCAATTCCGGTTGAGACTGTGGCTGCAATCCTTGATTCACATGAGCGACGTTTGATCCGACACGATACAGACGCACTCGATGGTGTGGTCGCAGCAGTTCAATTACTCGAACAGGAAGTCTGTGGTTCTGGTCAGTCGCTTCGTGAGCGTTATTGGAATACACCACACGGACAGGCACCAACCCCACGAGCCGAAGAATTTTACTCAGACGAGATGCGTCGGGTGATTCGCCAATACTTCGCACGCTACGGCGTCGTGGCTGACCGTGAAGTGCAGCTTCATCGGCGACAAGTGCCGGTTGCCGATGGTGGGGAGCCTGGATCAGAAGTCGACGTTCTAGTGTCCGCGCCGGGACGCGCAACCTCCACAGGTTCTGCGATCGTCGTCCCCGTGGAAGTGAAACGCTCCTGCAATCCTGAGGCGAAAACGGGTATGAAGTCACAGCTTGTTGACAGGTACTTGGACCAGACAGGAACAGCGATAGGTATTTTCGTCGTGGTCTGGCTGGATGCAACTGGCCTGAATAAAAGTCACCGACCGATCTGGCCCTCGATCGATGTGGCACGGGCAGAACTGAATCGACAGGCCGACGAAATCCGTGGCACTGACGGGGTGGAAATTAGAGTAGTCGTGATTGACCTATCGCTGATGTAGTACGGCGGTGAGCTACCCAGACGCTACATTGGAATTTGATGGCAACACGAGCAAACGGGACGGGAGATAGGCTTCTGCCCTGCTTCGGGCGAAAATAGGGGATGGGTAGTGCTGTCGCGTTGGCATTTTTCAATGGTGGGCTTATAAGTTTCGGGGCCCGGGCGATTAATCGCTTTTGAGCGATAGCTGCAGACTTGCGCCGGATGATCCTTCGCCCAAACCTTTGGGAGAAGCTGACGGAGGTCTGCTTGCATCCCCGTGTCAATAATCGCTAGTACACTAGTGAGCATTCTTCGCAGGCAGACCTCGTCAACTTGGGCCGCTGTGCGATTGTTGTGTTTCTGGTCAACGTGATGACGATGCCTTCGATCCTGCAGCTCGACAGGCAAAGAACTTTGGCTGCGAGGCTCGACGATTCCCTGTGCGATTCTTTTTCCAGAGCTTGAAGGTTCGTTCCGAGGGGATCTACGCTCCGCTTGAATGAAAGCCTTTATGCTGATGGAACTGGCCAGATAGCGAGCGAAACGCTCACCCCAAACTTGCCAGCGGGATACCGGCGATTTTGACCTGCGGGGTTCGAGAACCAAGCAGACTACAGCTACCAAAATGAAGAATTCATCCCCTCGCCGATTGCTTTCGGGCATTCAGCCGATGGTGCGATTCGCCGGCCCGGTTGGTTTGTTTGCGTTTCATGCCGGCGTTGGCGTAGCTATCGAGCGTGACTTAGTGCAGCCAGGGTTTGCAATTCCTTTTCGGAGAGTGCTCGGTCGAAGACGGCGACGCCGCCGATCCAGCCGGTGAAGCCGACGGTGCGGGCGCTGTGGATGACGCGGCCGATGGTGAACGGGCCGCCGCTTTGGTCGTCCTTCGGGGTATAGATCCCGTGCGGATACCACCACGGATTCAGCCGCAATGCAACGAGCTCGCGAGCGACTTCTTTGCCGTCTTGCAAAGTGACTTCGATCTTCGTGAAGCGATGCTCACGCAGCTCGACCCGTTGGCCATCGGACTCGCGAATGACCTTCACACTCAACGGCTCTCCTTCGGGCGGATTGTAATATTGGTCTTTGGGAAAGCTTGGATCTTCGCCAGCTTGTTTGCCCGGCAGCTTGGCGAAATGCCCCTGCATGTACGCCTTGTACGCATAAGAGATCAGCCCGTCCTTTTTCGGGTTCTCCAGCCAGCGATCCCCCGAGACGCCGTTGAGCCAGCCGGTCAGTTCGTCTTTGTCGTCGTCAAACGTCATCGCAAAACACTGCCACGATGCGTCGAGCTTCTCGGCTGGGGAATCCGCGGGGACGGCTGGCGATTGGCCAGCGGAGTTGCATTTGTGAAGGGCGTATTTGTTTTGGAATGAACTTGCGCCGTTCTCCGACACATGCCCACAAGCGCTCCCCTGTTTATTCAATCCGGCGAAGAGCGCGTATTGCCGCTGCCCACGTTCCACCTTGGCGATGCTGTCCGTCGATTTCTGTTTTAGGTCGGTTCCCTCGTGCCAGATCCCTGCTAACGCGTGATTGCCACTTTCACGAATCGCCCAGACGACGACCGAGACCGATTTGCCGGCCCCTTTGATATCCAACGGTGTGTCGTGCAGCCGCGAGCGTGGGATGTAAAGGAAGGGGCGGAAATCGGGATCGGTTTCTTTGACGATCCGAATCGCGTTGCCGAAGGGACCGCGGCCAAGCAGTGGGAAATCGGCGTACGTCGCCTCACGCCCCGTCCCCCAATAGTCGTTTACGTAGTTGGCAGCGTCGAGCGGATAATCGGTCGGGGAACCTGTCGGTACATGCGCCGTGAACCGTCGCTCGCCATCGGGCTCGCGCTGAACAAAATCCCAAAACGCGACGAGGCCCGGTGTGTCGACAACAGCGGAGCGACTTGTATTTACGTCGTCCGCCACACTGAATCCGGGACAGATCCATGCCGCGAACATTGCGATGAACAGCTGCCGGTTGATCCGCTGAATTTTGGTGATGCCCAAATTTCTAGATGCCTTATGTTTCAATGATTTCAAGCTACAGGAACCGCACGCGCGGCGTGGCTGATTTGTTTCGAACGCGGCTGCTAATACAGACGCTCGTTCCGTCGATCTATCAACGATACCGCCCGGGATGGAAGGATGTTGAACAGCCTTCGCGGCGATCTACTTCAGTGATTTGAGAAACGCGACGAGATCGCGGACTTCCAGTGGCGATAGCGCTTCGGTCATGTCGGGCATCAGGGAGACCTTTTGGTCGATGATCTCTTCGATCTCATCGGTTACGATTTTGATCTCTTTCCCGCTGCTATCGATGACGATTGTCTCGTCGTCGTTTTCGCTTTTGATGCTCCCTTTCACTGCCTGTCCAGAAAGAAGCAGAACGACCTGCGTGAAATACTTCGGTTCGATCTCCGCGCTCGGGGCGACGACAGCTCGCAGCAGATGGTTCACATCGCGTTGTTTTCCGATCTTCGTCAACTCGGGGCCGATGTTACTGCCACGTTTGCCAATGCGATGACAGCGACTGCATTGAGCTCGCAGGTTCGTCTGGAAGATCTGTTTCCCACGCTCCGCGTCGCCCCCCTGCCCCGAAAACGCAAACTTCACCTGGTCCGCCGTATCACCCAGCTTCAGCGCTGCGGCGCGTTCGGTTTGTCGTTGAGTCAGCTTGGGCAAGATCGAACGCAACGGTGCTGCATCATCGCCGCGCGATTGAACCGCTTGGTAGACGTCCAGCGACAAGTCTTCGGGCAGCGAGTCGTCCAACAATTGCGACGCCATCCGCTGCAAGACCACATCGGCATCGCGGTTAGCAATTTGTCCGAGTCCCGCAATACAAGCTTGCTTCACGGCGATCACGTCGGTCTGCTGCAACTTGTGTTCTAAGACCGCCAATGCGTCGGCTGGGTAACGATCGACAAGCCTCTGGATCGCGTAGATACTGAGCGCGGTATCGGATGAATCGACGTTGGATATCAACAGTTCCTTTGCCGATTCATGATCCATCTGCACAATCGAGTCGAGGGCCTGGATCCTTAGTTCCGTCAACGCTTCCTTGTTTTCAAGCAATCCGATCAACGCCGCTGGAGCGATTACGACGTTCAGCATTCTCGCTGCCCGTACCGCAGCCACCACAATGCTGGGTTCTCCCGCGGAAGCCAGTTGCCCCAGCACGACGGCCGTTGGATCGCCATCAAAACTACGAGGGGCCACGGGCAGATCTCGACGAATTCCTTCGACTCGATCGAGAACCGGCGGCGCCAGCCACTGACTCAGCGCGTCGCACGCTTCGACTCGCAAATCGACAGGATGCTTCGTATTCGATGCGTAGTTGAGCAAGCGGGCGGCGGCATCCGCCGTACCCAAACGAAAGTTTGCGTTGATCGCGCGTCGCACAAACGGTTCGCCACGTTTTGCAGAGCCATCGAGGGCTGCTGCAAGTTCGGGCAAGGCGTCGGGGATCGACAAGTCGTCGTGGATCCCGCGGGCCGCCTCGGTGGCAACCCATTCGGACGTGTCCGGCAAAAATTTCGCGACCAACGGGCTTCCTTGGCGGCGCAAGGCAAGCACGCAGACAAGCCTTGTCATTTCGGATGGGTTGTCAGCTTGAGCCTCCAATTGGGAGTCGCTGGCCGAAGCAGCTAAAGCGGACACGATCGAATGCCTCAGGTAATGCTGGTCGGCGTTCAGCAGTTCGCTTTGCTTCAACAGCGGCCCAACCGCGGCGGGACTCGGCTGGCGTGCGAGTGCGAGTCCCGCGTTGACGCGGACGTGCAAATCCTCATCGTCCAACAATTTGATCAGCCCTGGAATTGTGCCGGCGTCAGCGTTTGCTTGGGGAATCTCGCCGATCGTCTTGGCCGCTTGAGCACGAACCGCTGGATCATGATCGCCGAAGCTACCTACCAACGCCGGGATCACTGCCAAATCGCCGGATCGTGCCAGTTGTCCCAAGCCCCATACACAATGGAGCTTCGCCAACGTGTCGACCGATTGGGATCTCAAGTGACTCTGCAGTCGCTCGGCCTGCTTCTTTTTCACGAGTGCAAACTGAGCGCCCATGCGGACACGCATATCCGCATGACTCAACAATGCGATCAAATCATCGAGTTCCCGTGCATCGAATCCAGCGGCAAGCAACTTCTGCACTTCGAAGCGAACCGCGAGGTCGGCACCAGGCACATCGATGCGAATAACCGACCCTTTTTCGTCCAACGGATAACCGCCATCCCAGTCGGCACCATAGAGTGCTCCGTCGGGACCAAATGCCAGTCCCACGATCGCGTCGCCGGACTTTATTTTGTGATCATCGACCATGCGGAAACTGTCACCCGCGGCCTCGACACGAAACGCGTACTGATGCCCAGCTGGCGCGTTGGTCGCAAAGAAGTAGTTGTAATAGGCGGGGCTGAGCGCGGTGCCGGGATTAAATTTGAAACCCGCCGGACCGTCGATGTAATGACTGAGCGGAGGAATGATGTAGGCCGGGTGTTGGTCTTCGGCGAGCTGCCAAAGTTTCTCATCGGTCCAAGGGTTGTAATCGCTGCCGCGATACTGGTAGTGGCAACGCCACCCCGCATCCATCCCATCGACGATCGCTACAAAACGTTCGCGTTCGCCGGGTTGATCGGCATCGTTGTCGATACCGAAGATGTTTCCGTATTGGTCGAAGGCAAACTCTTGCACGTTCCGCAAGCCATGGGCGAAGACTTCAAAATCGCTGCCGTCGGGATTGCACCGCATCACGCCGCCTTGGTTGGGGTAGGCGATGTTCTTTCCTTCTTTTGTCGTGACGTTGATCCCTTTATCTCCGATCGACCAATACACCTTGCCATCGGGGCCAAGCGTCAAACCATGCATGTCGTGACCGGCGTAGGCGATGTGCAGCCCAAAACCGGTCGCCATGATTTCCCGTGAATCGGCGATCCCGTCGCCATCGGCGTCTCCCAACTTCCAGACGTCCGGTGCGATCGTCGCCCAGACATCGCCATCGAGCGCCATGACTCCCGCGGCGATCCCCGTCACTTCGGTGTTGAACCCTTCGGCAAACGTCGTCATCTCATCCGCGGTTCCGTCGCCGTCGGAGTCGACGAGTCGCAAGATGCGTTCGCTGATCACCGTCAAGTCGCGCCAGTCGTGATGTCCGTCTTTGTTCAGATCACCAACATGTTTGCTCTGCTGTTTGTCGTCGCCACCGATGGCAAGTTGGGAATGGTAGAACTGCCGCTTGTCCTCGACACTTCGGAATCCCACGTCATTGGGAATCCAATCGCGATTGGCGCGGATGTCCAAATCCTGCGATTTTCGACGACGCGTCTGCGTGACAAAAACACGCCCCTGATCGTCGACACTGATCGCAACCGGATCGGGGACATTGATCGTCCCACTCCATTTCTGATACTCCAAAGCTGGACGTTTCTGCGTGTCATCTGCGTCTTGGGCGATCAGCGACGATGACAGGAACAGCGAGACGCAGGTGGCGATGATCCAAGCGGGGGATCGTTGATTCATGACGTTCATTCAGCTCGTGGAGATAACCTCGGCGGTCGGCCGAAGCGTGTGTGTTTTAGGCCGGGTGAGCGGCAAAAAAAGGATGGCTAGTCTAACTACCCACTCCGCTATCTGCAAGGAAAACAGCGGTTCACGCGTCCTGCGGTTCCTCGATCTGTGGTTGCCGGGTAGGCTGGCGTTTCTCGTTGATTATAAGTCCGGAGCCGTTTGCTTTCCCAATCGAGACGTTATGAAAGCTGCCACGATCAGCCATTTGAAGAAGGAGCTCGTCAAGCTAGAACAGGACGAACTGCTGGAAGTTTGCCTTCGCATGGCCAAGTTCAAACTCGAGAGCAAAGAATTGCTGACGTATCTGTTGATGAAAGCAGACGACGAGATCGGTTATGCAAACGAGCTGTGCGACGAGATCGACGATCATCTCAACACACCGGGACGCATCCACAAAAAGACGCTTCGCAAGGTGGTCCGATGGATGGACAAGTCGCTACGTTTCTCGGGCAATAAGGAGACGGAGCTGCATGTGCGGATTCATTTTTGTCGGCGGATCAAAGACAAGCAGATCAGCTTTGGCGACTGCCGCGTCAGCGCGAATCTCTACGCCACGCAACTGAAGAAGATTGGCAAGGCGATCGACAAAGTGCATCCGGACCTTCGCTTCGACTACCGCCTGCAGACCTCGGGGCTCTAGACTCGCCAGCCGCGTTGCGAACTGGGCGGTCGCGGCGACATCCGAACGCGGATACGAATCATCGCGTCAATCGCCCCGCATCCCCATCGGATAGGCTTCGTTAACCCCGGCGTGCTCGATCCCAAACGCTTTCGGTAGGAGTGGGAACGCTCTTCGCAGGCTCGCTCTTCTTTCCCTTCCGTTGGTCGTAGCTGATCGAATTCACATACAACCGCTCCACTTTGGCGCGTGCCCAGTCGGTTTTGCGCAGAAATTTAAGGCTGCTGGTGATGCTCGGATCGCTCTGGAAGCATCGGATTTGAATTCGGTCACCCAGCTGTACCCAACCATACTCGGCAACCAAGTACTCCAGGATCGCTTTTAAGGTGATGCCGTGGAGCGGATTGTTTGGCTGAGTTTGATTCATGATTTCCTTGAGCAATCGGGGAAGTCATCCAGGGCGGAAACCGAATCCGTTTCGCGCCAAAAAGTCGAGGTTGCCGCGATACAGATCGAAGCTTTGCTTTGGGACCGATCAGCCCTCAGCTGACGTAGCGATGTTAACTCTTTACAGGCAGAACCACAATGCACGGCGCAATTGGCTTCCGCTGCCGCAATTGCGTGGACTATCATTTGAGTGCAGCAACCGACAATATCAGCCGCGTTGTTGATTCGAGCGAACCGGGAGTTTTTGCTGAGCTGGCGTTGCAGCGACTGTTGGGCTACGAAACGCTTCGTGTTGGGGGGCATCACGTAAGACGATTCCGTCTGCGCCGACGACTGAAAATGCTGCCCAAACACTTCGCTCCCATTGATCCCAGCACGCATCCGCGAAAGGCAACGAAGGCTTTAGTTCATGATTGAAATCGGCAGCACGTACACTTTAGAGGTGGTCAAGGAGACTGAATTCGGAGTCTATTTGGACGCCGGAAATCTCGGCGAGATTCTGCTCCCCAACAAACATACGCCCCCCGATTTGGAGCCCGGTGATACTGTGGAGGTCTTCCTCTACCTGGACTCCGAAGAGCGGCCGATCGCGACCACGCAAACCCCCAAAGCCGAGGTGGGCGAGTTTGCGTACTTGATGGTCAAGGATTGCACGCCGGTCGGGGCGTTCTTGGATTGGGGATTGGACAAGGATGTCTTGGTTCCATTTGCGGAACAACATCGCCCGATGGTCGTGGGCAAGTCCTACATCGTGTTTCTCTATTTGGACAACCAGAACCGGATCACCGCGACGTCGAAGATCGACAAGATCGTGGAGGAGGATGATCAACACGATTTCCGACCGCAGCAGGCTGTCGATCTAATCATCGCAAACAGCACCGAACTGGGCTTTAAAGCGATCGTCGATCAGAGCCACTGGGGGCTGCTTTACAAAGACGAAGTCGATCAACGGCTCAGTTTTGGGCAGAGCATTCGCGGTTACATCAAACACATTCGCGAAGACGGCAAGATCGACCTGAGTCTGAAAAGCGGCCAACAAATCCGCGACAGCTACAGCCAAGTGATTCAAGATTACTTGCAAGACCACAATGGGTTTGCCCCGGTTCACGACAAGTCACCGCCAGAACAGATCGCTGAGCTCTTGGGAATGAGCAAGGGACAATTCAAAAAGGCGATCGGTGGCTTGTTCAAGCAGCGAGTGATTACCATCGAA
Above is a genomic segment from Rosistilla ulvae containing:
- a CDS encoding LamG domain-containing protein; translation: MFAAWICPGFSVADDVNTSRSAVVDTPGLVAFWDFVQREPDGERRFTAHVPTGSPTDYPLDAANYVNDYWGTGREATYADFPLLGRGPFGNAIRIVKETDPDFRPFLYIPRSRLHDTPLDIKGAGKSVSVVVWAIRESGNHALAGIWHEGTDLKQKSTDSIAKVERGQRQYALFAGLNKQGSACGHVSENGASSFQNKYALHKCNSAGQSPAVPADSPAEKLDASWQCFAMTFDDDKDELTGWLNGVSGDRWLENPKKDGLISYAYKAYMQGHFAKLPGKQAGEDPSFPKDQYYNPPEGEPLSVKVIRESDGQRVELREHRFTKIEVTLQDGKEVARELVALRLNPWWYPHGIYTPKDDQSGGPFTIGRVIHSARTVGFTGWIGGVAVFDRALSEKELQTLAALSHAR
- a CDS encoding PVC-type heme-binding CxxCH protein produces the protein MNQRSPAWIIATCVSLFLSSSLIAQDADDTQKRPALEYQKWSGTINVPDPVAISVDDQGRVFVTQTRRRKSQDLDIRANRDWIPNDVGFRSVEDKRQFYHSQLAIGGDDKQQSKHVGDLNKDGHHDWRDLTVISERILRLVDSDGDGTADEMTTFAEGFNTEVTGIAAGVMALDGDVWATIAPDVWKLGDADGDGIADSREIMATGFGLHIAYAGHDMHGLTLGPDGKVYWSIGDKGINVTTKEGKNIAYPNQGGVMRCNPDGSDFEVFAHGLRNVQEFAFDQYGNIFGIDNDADQPGERERFVAIVDGMDAGWRCHYQYRGSDYNPWTDEKLWQLAEDQHPAYIIPPLSHYIDGPAGFKFNPGTALSPAYYNYFFATNAPAGHQYAFRVEAAGDSFRMVDDHKIKSGDAIVGLAFGPDGALYGADWDGGYPLDEKGSVIRIDVPGADLAVRFEVQKLLAAGFDARELDDLIALLSHADMRVRMGAQFALVKKKQAERLQSHLRSQSVDTLAKLHCVWGLGQLARSGDLAVIPALVGSFGDHDPAVRAQAAKTIGEIPQANADAGTIPGLIKLLDDEDLHVRVNAGLALARQPSPAAVGPLLKQSELLNADQHYLRHSIVSALAASASDSQLEAQADNPSEMTRLVCVLALRRQGSPLVAKFLPDTSEWVATEAARGIHDDLSIPDALPELAAALDGSAKRGEPFVRRAINANFRLGTADAAARLLNYASNTKHPVDLRVEACDALSQWLAPPVLDRVEGIRRDLPVAPRSFDGDPTAVVLGQLASAGEPSIVVAAVRAARMLNVVIAPAALIGLLENKEALTELRIQALDSIVQMDHESAKELLISNVDSSDTALSIYAIQRLVDRYPADALAVLEHKLQQTDVIAVKQACIAGLGQIANRDADVVLQRMASQLLDDSLPEDLSLDVYQAVQSRGDDAAPLRSILPKLTQRQTERAAALKLGDTADQVKFAFSGQGGDAERGKQIFQTNLRAQCSRCHRIGKRGSNIGPELTKIGKQRDVNHLLRAVVAPSAEIEPKYFTQVVLLLSGQAVKGSIKSENDDETIVIDSSGKEIKIVTDEIEEIIDQKVSLMPDMTEALSPLEVRDLVAFLKSLK
- a CDS encoding VF530 family protein — protein: MNQTQPNNPLHGITLKAILEYLVAEYGWVQLGDRIQIRCFQSDPSITSSLKFLRKTDWARAKVERLYVNSISYDQRKGKKSEPAKSVPTPTESVWDRARRG
- a CDS encoding CvfB family protein: MIEIGSTYTLEVVKETEFGVYLDAGNLGEILLPNKHTPPDLEPGDTVEVFLYLDSEERPIATTQTPKAEVGEFAYLMVKDCTPVGAFLDWGLDKDVLVPFAEQHRPMVVGKSYIVFLYLDNQNRITATSKIDKIVEEDDQHDFRPQQAVDLIIANSTELGFKAIVDQSHWGLLYKDEVDQRLSFGQSIRGYIKHIREDGKIDLSLKSGQQIRDSYSQVIQDYLQDHNGFAPVHDKSPPEQIAELLGMSKGQFKKAIGGLFKQRVITIESDGIRLV